One genomic segment of Impatiens glandulifera chromosome 6, dImpGla2.1, whole genome shotgun sequence includes these proteins:
- the LOC124942016 gene encoding probable apyrase 7, whose amino-acid sequence MEPKSPSKSKSPELGFNYNNRIWRISTILFICMFLLVAGICVVLKPRKTPLVRNRSYFTIVIDCGSTGSRVNVYKWIVKSNPSDGGLPVLLHSYPDNSTSDRMKGRCWYHCLQTEPGLDKWIGNSSGVRASLEPLILWAKQLIPPHMHEETPIFVLATAGLRRLPRKDSRSVMANVEALLKEHRFIYHKKWIRVLTGKEEAYYGWIALNFKMGTFHYSSRSQRTLGLLDLGGSSLQVVTEIDRPKRDKYYLRSSIGPFEHHLLAFSLPAFGLNEAFDRTVFMLSHSESLREGTTSTFEIGHPCLSPGFVQNYTCKGCFSESYADQDVLLRSDSNWKQCRILARAAAVNSSSSYWSSIKEGPNGKVICASKKGSMMQKFNKLTHPVARFHALSGFYAVYKLLNLSSRANLSKIWEKHQHLCSKPSLNLNSISSNPRFAAQFCFKVSYMASLIEDGLCLGKEEIIFGPGDISWTLGAALVEGQFLWNGSTTAWTHVLALKKFVVIWSPLLLFILLAFLLYLVYRSQIKLPMLSRKITSVGVMPSYMYPKRRPN is encoded by the exons ATGGAACCAAAATCACCTTCAAAGAGTAAGTCTCCAGAATTAGGGTTTAACTATAATAATAGAATATGGAGAATTAGCACAATCTTGTTCATATGTATGTTCTTACTTGTTGCTGGTATCTGTGTTGTTTTAAAACCACGGAAAACTCCTCTTGTTCGGAACAGATCATATTTCACCATTGTAATTGACTGCGGCAGTACAGGTTCACGGGTAAATGTTTATAAATGGATAGTAAAATCTAACCCAAGTGATGGTGGTTTGCCTGTTCTGCTCCATTCTTATCCTGATAATTCAACTAGTGATAGAATGAAAGGTAGATGTTGGTATCATTGCTTGCAGACTGAACCTGGGTTGGATAAATGGATAGGAAATTCTTCAGGTGTTAGAGCATCTCTAGAACCACTTATCCTATGGGCAAAACAGCTTATACCTCCCCATATGCATGAAGAAACTCCTATATTCGTACTAGCTACAGCCGGGTTAAGAAGGTTACCTAGAAAAGATTCTAGGTCTGTTATGGCGAATGTTGAAGCTCTTCTAAAAGAACATCGGTTTATTTATCACAAAAAATGGATTAGAGTATTGACAGGGAAGGAGGAAGCATACTATGGTTGGATTGCCCTAAACTTTAAGATGGGAACCTTCCATTACTCCTCAAGATCACAACGCACCTTGGGCCTACTTGATTTAGGAGGTTCTTCACTGCAGGTTGTGACAGAGATTGATCGGCCAAAAAGAGACAAATACTATCTAAGATCAAGTATTGGCCCTTTTGAACATCACTTGTTGGCTTTTTCGTTACCTGCATTTGGTTTGAATGAGGCGTTTGATAGAACTGTTTTTATGCTTAGTCATTCTGAGTCACTCAGAGAAGGTACCACAAGTACCTTTGAAATTGGCCATCCTTGTCTTAGCCCCGGTTTTGTGCAAAATTACACATGTAAAGGATGCTTTAGTGAGAGTTATGCTGATCAAGATGTACTTTTAAGAAGCGATTCTAATTGGAAGCAGTGCAGAATACTTGCAAGAGCTGCCGCTGTTAATTCAAGCAGTTCTTATTGGTCATCCATAAAAGAAGGTCCCAATGGCAAAGTCATATGTGCTTCTAAAAAAG GCAGCATGAtgcaaaaatttaataaattaactcaCCCAGTTGCCCGATTTCACGCTTTATCTGGATTCTATGCTGTTTACAAGTTACTGAACTTGAGTTCAAGAGCAAATTTGTCAAAGATATGGGAGAAACACCAGCATCTATGTTCAAAACCTTCGCTCAATTTAAATAGCATCAGCAGTAACCCAAGATTTGCTGCCCAATTTTGTTTTAAGGTTTCTTACATGGCGTCACTCATCGAGGATGGTCTATGTCTCGGTAAAGAGGAGATTATTTTTGGTCCTGGAGATATTTCATGGACCTTGGGAGCTGCATTAGTAGAAGGACAATTTTTATGGAACGGCTCTACAACCGCTTGGACCCATGTCTTGGCTTTGAAGAAATTTGTGGTAATTTGGTCTCCTTTATTACTATTCATTTTGCTTGCTTTTCTATTGTATTTGGTATATAGGAGTCAAATAAAACTTCCAATGCTGAGTAGGAAGATTACTTCTGTTGGTGTCATGCCATCTTACATGTATCCTAAGCGTCGTCCTAATTGA